A single window of Gossypium hirsutum isolate 1008001.06 chromosome A10, Gossypium_hirsutum_v2.1, whole genome shotgun sequence DNA harbors:
- the LOC107896155 gene encoding probable indole-3-pyruvate monooxygenase YUCCA3 — translation MSSCCLNMPNMFPTLASEDFLSSRCIWVNGPVIVGAGPSGLAVGAGLKNQGVPFIILERANCIASLWQNRTYDRLKLHLPKQFCQLPNFPFPEDFPEYPTKYQFISYLESYAKHFDINPHFNETVQSANYDETFGLWRVKTIATGGPNPIGVECICRWLVVATGENAEKVVPEFEGLQDFGDHVTHACDYKSGQSYSGERVLVVGCGNSGMEVSLDLCNHNANPSMVVRSSVHVLPREVLGKSTFELAVSMMKWLPLWLVDKILLILAHLILGNTEKYGLKKPCVGPLELRNTAGKTPVLDIGAFQKIRSGEIKIVPGIKKFSRGRVELVNGETLEIESVILATGYRSNVPSWLKENEFFSSEGVPKNPFPNGWKGKGGLYAVGFTRRGLSGASLDAISVAHDIAKSWKEETKQKKKSMAARHRRCISHF, via the exons ATGTCTAGCTGCTGCCTTAACATGCCTAATATGTTTCCAACTTTAGCTTCTGAGGATTTTTTGAGTAGCCGGTGCATATGGGTGAATGGACCAGTGATAGTTGGGGCAGGTCCCTCGGGTCTTGCCGTTGGAGCGGGGCTTAAAAACCAAGGTGTGCCATTCATAATCCTTGAACGAGCAAACTGCATTGCCTCCCTTTGGCAGAACAGAACTTATGACCGTCTTAAGCTTCACCTTCCTAAACAATTTTGCCAGCTACCCAACTTTCCATTTCCTGAGGACTTCCCTGAATACCCCACCAAATATCAGTTCATAAGCTACCTTGAGTCCTACGCAAAACACTTTGATATAAACCCACATTTCAATGAGACAGTGCAGTCAGCCAACTACGATGAAACATTTGGTTTGTGGCGAGTCAAAACCATCGCAACCGGCGGTCCAAACCCTATCGGAGTCGAATGCATTTGTCGATGGCTTGTAGTAGCCACGGGAGAAAATGCAGAGAAAGTTGTTCCAGAATTTGAAGGCTTGCAAGATTTTGGCGACCATGTTACACATGCTTGTGACTATAAATCAGGTCAAAGTTACAGTGGAGAACGTGTTCTAGTTGTCGGATGTGGCAATTCGGGCATGGAGGTCTCTCTTGACCTCTGTAATCATAATGCAAATCCATCAATGGTTGTTCGAAGCTCA GTTCATGTCTTACCAAGGGAAGTTTTAGGCAAATCAACTTTTGAATTGGCAGTGTCGATGATGAAGTGGCTACCCCTTTGGCTTGTTGATAAGATACTGCTTATTCTTGCGCATTTGATACTTGGAAATACTGAAAAATATGGTCTGAAAAAGCCTTGTGTAGGACCTTTAGAGCTAAGAAACACTGCAGGGAAAACTCCCGTATTGGACATTGGTGCATTCCAGAAGATTAGATCGGGTGAAATCAAGATTGTCCCTGGGATCAAAAAGTTCTCCAGGGGCAGAGTTGAGCTTGTCAATGGCGAAACTCTTGAGATTGAGTCTGTTATTCTTGCAACTGGGTATCGTAGCAACGTTCCTTCATGGCTAAAG GAAAATGAGTTTTTTTCATCAGAAGGAGTTCCAAAGAACCCTTTCCCTAACGGATGGAAAGGGAAAGGAGGACTCTATGCAGTAGGGTTCACAAGGAGAGGTCTTTCTGGTGCATCATTGGATGCCATCAGTGTAGCACATGATATTGCCAAAagctggaaagaagaaacaaagcaGAAGAAAAAATCCATGGCTGCAAGGCATAGGCGATGCATTTCACATTTCTGA